Genomic DNA from Bryobacter aggregatus MPL3:
TGGCAATCCAACTCCAGCGCCCGGCTTGGTAGACCGTCCAGAGATAGCCCACTCCCGCAAGACACAGCAACACCCCCGTCTTGATCAAGACCAGTCCCGGCGAATCAATCCAGAAGTCGCTCTTCGTGTAGAGCGAATAGGGGATGCTCGAGAAGTAATTGGCGCCCATCATCAGCCCGAATCCGACGAGCATCGCCCACTGCATCATCTTGCCGTAGTCCTCGGCCGGAACCAAGCGGATGACACTCCCGGCAGAAACGCCGAAGGCAAGAAAAGCGCCCCAGGGGAAGAGCGGGAAGAAATTCGGGCCCGGCATCAGGTAATTTTTCACAAGCTCGGGGATGCCGGTCCAGTCTGCATTGGCAACCAGCGGGGAGCAGCAGGCAATCACCAGTCCGGTGACGCCGGCGTACAGCACACGTTGCCGGGTGTCGAATGCGACCAGCCAGGCAAGCGCGGCCATGGTGAAGCCCATGCAGTTCAGGACATCGACTTTGAGAAGGTCGGAGACGCCCGAGTAAGGCCAGGCGAAAAGCCAGAGCTGGATGCGGAATAGAAAGGCGACGACAAAGAGATAGCGCGCCCGCACCATTGCGGCGACAAAGCGGTCCCAGTTGCTGAGCTCCTTCTTGCCCAGGCTATCCATCAGAAAGCCGAGCGTGACTCCGGTTAAAAAGAGGAAAAGCGCGGGCGGCATCCCACCCACGAACTGCGAGAGGACATAGGCCGACCCCTCCCGAAGGTCCTTGGCCATGAAGCTGTGCACAACATGACCCTGGAGCATGATGAGCGCACCCAGCCCACGAGTCCAGTCGAGAAAGCCCAGACGACTCTGGGAAGCGTGGATACGGTCCCGCGCCATCGCTACTTCGAAGGATATTCCTTCTTAACGTTCTTGGGCAGGTCCAGACGAACAGCCTGATCGGAAATGGAAGGGTTGATCTTCAAATCGGTATAGGTGGCCTGATTGTAATCGCCCGAAGCCTGGT
This window encodes:
- a CDS encoding heparan-alpha-glucosaminide N-acetyltransferase domain-containing protein, with the protein product MARDRIHASQSRLGFLDWTRGLGALIMLQGHVVHSFMAKDLREGSAYVLSQFVGGMPPALFLFLTGVTLGFLMDSLGKKELSNWDRFVAAMVRARYLFVVAFLFRIQLWLFAWPYSGVSDLLKVDVLNCMGFTMAALAWLVAFDTRQRVLYAGVTGLVIACCSPLVANADWTGIPELVKNYLMPGPNFFPLFPWGAFLAFGVSAGSVIRLVPAEDYGKMMQWAMLVGFGLMMGANYFSSIPYSLYTKSDFWIDSPGLVLIKTGVLLCLAGVGYLWTVYQAGRWSWIATLGQHSLPVYWVHIELVYGRWFNMWKESLSLPHTLLVTVVLTIAMVILATMKGWYDQSGWRGLRVGMSRFLPIGA